A single region of the Coregonus clupeaformis isolate EN_2021a chromosome 16, ASM2061545v1, whole genome shotgun sequence genome encodes:
- the LOC121584724 gene encoding SWI/SNF-related matrix-associated actin-dependent regulator of chromatin subfamily B member 1: MALSKTFGQKPVKFQLEEDGDYYMIGSEVGNYLRMFRGSLYKRYPSLWRKLASVEERKKIVESSHDHGYTTLATSVTLLKASEVEEIFEGNDEKYKAISISTEPPAYLREQKGKRNSQWVPTLPNSSHHLDAVPCSTTINRSRLGRDKKRTFPLCFDDHDPAVIHENATQSEVLVPIRLDMEIEGQKLRDAFTWNMNEKLMTPEMFAEILCDDLDLNPLAFVPAIASAIRQQIESYPTDSILDEQTDQRVIVKLNIHVGNISLVDQFEWDMSERENSPEKFALKLCSELGLGGEFVTTIAYSIRGQLSWHQRTYAFSENPLPTVEIAIRNTGEADQWCPLLETLTDAEMEKKIRDQDRNTRRMRRLANTW, encoded by the exons ATGGCGCTTAGTAAGACATTTGGACAAAAACCTGTCAAATTCCAGCTTGAAGAAGATGGGGATTATTATATGATTGGGTCAGAG GTAGGAAATTACCTGCGTATGTTCAGAGGTTCCTTGTATAAGAGATATCCATCACTATGGAGGAAACTGGCATCAGTGGAGGAGCGGAAGAAAATAGTGGAATCATCACACG ATCATGGTTACACAACCTTAGCTACCAGTGTGACCCTTCTGAAGGCATCAGAGGTAGAGGAGATCTTTGAAGGAAACGACGAGAAGTACAAAGCTATCTCCATCAGCACAGAGCCCCCAGCCTACCTCAG GGAGCAGAAGGGTAAGAGGAATAGTCAGTGGGTCCCCACACTGCCCAACAGCTCTCATCACCTGGACGCTGTCCCCTGCTCCACCACTATCAACCGCAGCCGCTTAGGCCGAGACAAGAAGAGGACCTTCCCTCTCTG CTTTGATGACCATGATCCTGCAGTGATCCATGAGAACGCcacccagtctgaggttctggtTCCAATCCGACTGGACATGGAGATAGAGGGGCAGAAGCTCAGGGATGCTTTCACCTGGAATATGAACG AGAAGCTCATGACTCCTGAAATGTTTGCGGAGATCCTGTGTGACGACCTGGACCTGAACCCCCTGGCCTTCGTCCCGGCCATCGCTTCAGCCATCCGCCAGCAGATAGAGTCCTATCCCACAGATAGCATCCTGGATGAACAGACTGACCAGAGGGTCATCGTCAAG CTAAACATCCACGTTGGAAACATCTCACTGGTGGACCAGTTTGAGTGGGATATGTCGGAAAGGGAGAACTCCCCAGAGAAGTTTGCCTTGAAACTGTGCTCGGAGCTGGGTCTAGGGGGAGAGTTTGTCACCACCATCGCTTACAGCATCCGAGGACAACTTAGTTGGCACCAGAGGACATACGCTTTCAG TGAGAACCCGCTGCCCACGGTTGAGATAGCCATCCGGAACACAGGTGAAGCTGACCAGTGGTGCCCCCTGCTGGAGACACTGACAGACGCAGAGATGGAGAAGAAAATCAGGGACCAGGATAGAAACACTCG GCGCATGAGACGACTGGCAAACACGTGGTAG
- the derl3 gene encoding derlin-3 translates to MAHSFTQEYFQIPSVTRAYTTACVLTTAAVQLEVITPFQLYFNPDLIIRRYQIWRLITNFLFFGSLGFSFLFNIIFLYRYCRMLEEGSFRGRTADFVYMFLFGGVLMTLFGLFANLFFLGQAFTIMLVYVWSRRNPYIRMNFFGLLNFQAPFLPWVLMGFSLLLGNSIVVDLLGIGVGHIYYFLEDVFPNQPGGRKLLMTPELLRTMFDTPEEDAGYFPLPEGQAGEFWQDQGGDGGEPNDQRQ, encoded by the exons ATGGCTCACAGCTTCACTCAGGAATATTTCCAGATTCCTTCCGTTACCAGAGCTTACACTACAGCTTGCGTTTTGACTACAGCAGCGGTG CAACTGGAGGTAATCACCCCATTTCAGCTTTATTTCAACCCAGACCTGATCATTAGAAGATACCAG ATATGGCGTCTGATCACCAACTTCCTCTTTTTCGGCTCACTTGGATTCAGTTTTTTGTTCAACATCATCTTTCT GTATCGGTATTGCCGCATGCTGGAGGAAGGGTCTTTCCGAGGCCGCACTGCAGATTTCGTATATATGTTCCTGTTTGGGGGTGTCCTCATGACT CTGTTTGGCCTATTTGCCAACCTATTCTTCCTGGGCCAGGCATTCACCATCATGCTGGTGTATGTGTGGAGTAGAAGGAATCCTTACATACGCATGAACTTCTTCGGCCTTCTGAACTTCCAGGCACCATTTCTGCCCTGGGTGCTCATGGGATTCTCATTGCTGCTTGGCAATTCCATTGTTGTTGACCTTCTAG GGATCGGAGTAGGACACATCtactactttctggaggatgtGTTTCCAAACCAGCCTGGAGGCAGGAAGCTGCTGATGACACCAGAACTTCT tcgAACCATGTTTGACACCCCAGAGGAAGACGCCGGCTACTTCCCTCTCCCTGAGGGGCAGGCTGGAGAGTTCTGGCAGGACCAAGGTGGAGACGGAGGGGAGCCCAATGACCAGAGGCAGTAG